The Pseudomonas solani genome segment TGCTGCTGTGGTTACGCCTGCCGCTGGCGCGGGCCGATTCGCCGCACGCAAGCGCTGAGCCAAGGCTGTTGGGAGACCGCCGCGCCTGGACGCTGGCGCTGTACTTCGGGCTGATCAACTGCGGCTACATGAGCATGGTGGCCTGGCTGCCGGCCTTCTATCAGCAGCTGGGATGGAGCCCGACCCGCAGCGGCTCCCTGCTGGCCTTCATGACGGTGTTCCAGGTGCTGGCCGCATTGGTGATGCCGGCCCTGGCCCAACGCAGCGTGGACCGCCGCCCGCTGCTGACGCTGTGCCTGGCGGCGCAGGCGGTGGGCTTCGCCGGCCTGGTGTGGATGCCGCAGCAGCTGACCCTGCTGTGGGTGGCGCTGATCGGCTTCGGCCTGGGCGCGTGCTTTGCGCTGAGCCTGATCCTCACCCTCGACCATCGCCGTGACCCGCGCGAAGCGGGGCAACTGGCAGCCTTCGTGCAGGGCATCGGCTTCCTGATCAATGCGGTGTCGCCCTGGCTGACGGGCTGGCTGCGGGAAGTGACGGGCAGCTTCACCAGCGCCTGGGTGGTGCTGGTGGTGATGGTGCTGGCGATGCTGGCGCTGACCCGGGTGTTCAGCCCGGCCAGCTATGGGATGGCGCCGGGCGGCGAAGTGCCGGCCCGGGCCTGAGGCGGGTTACTGCGACTGCTTGCGGTTGACGACCTGCGCGGCCTTGACGATGTCGGCGCCGATCTCGGGGGTGAACTGCTCCCACACCGGCTGCATGGCGGTGCGCCAGGCTTGGCGTTCCTCGGGGCTGAGGGTGACCAGCTGGGTCTTGCCGCTGCTCTGGATGCGTTGGCGGTCGGCCTGGTTCTGCTGCTCGGCGGCGTGGTTCACCGCAAAGGTGACCTCATCGATGATGGCTTCCAGCTCGGTGCGGGTCTTGTGCGGGATGGCGTACCAGGTGCGCGCGTTGCTCACCAGCATGTAGTCCAGCACACCGTGGTTGGTTTCCATGATGAAGGGCTGGACGGTGTTGATCTTCTGGCTGTAGAGGTTGGACCAGGTGTTCTCGGTGCCCTGGACCTTGCCGCTTTGCAGCGCCGCGAAGGCTTCGGCAAAGGGCATCGGCACGGCCTTGGCGCCGAGCTGGGCGAACTGCGCCTCGAGTACGCCGGAGGCCTGGATACGGAAGGCCAGGCCGCGGGCGTCGGCCGGTGTGTGCAGGGCGCGGTTGGCCGACATCTGTTTCATGCCGTTGTGCCAGTAGGCGAGGCCGATGATGCCCTTGTCTTCCATGGAGCGCAGCAGTTGGCGGCCCTTGGCGCGCTTCTGGAAGCGGTTGACGGCTTCGAGGTCGTCGAACAGGAAGGGCAGGTCGAAGATCTGCAACTGCTTGGTGTACTGGTCGAACTTGGCCAGCGACGGGGCCAGCAGGTCCACCTTGCCGTCCGCCAGGGCTTGCAGCTCGTCGGCGTCGCCGAACAGCGTGGAGTTGGGGTAGACCTCCACCTTCACCTGGCTGCCGAGGCGTTCTTCCACCAGCTTCTTGAACAGGAGCGCGCCCTGGCCCTTGGGCGTGTCGTCGGCCACCACGTGGGAGAAGCGCAGGGTAATGGGCGCTTCCTCCGCAGCGGCGGCGAAACCGGTGGGCAGAGTCAGTGCGCAGGCCAGGACGGCGATGTACTTCTTGATCATTGATGTCCCTTTCTTGTTATCGGGCAGATAAGTGCACCTTCGCGGGTTAGCGAGGGCGGCAGGCGCAGTGGCGCCCATCGGGGGCGTCCGGCTACGGCCTTGTCGTTATGGTAGTTCCCGCTTCGGCAGTTTGCCGGGGCGGTTTCGGGCAGGGGGCTGGCGGGTGGCCATCGACTGCGACGGACCGCCGATTATCTCCCAGAGCGGCCGCTCCAATGAGCGGAGCAATGCTCAGTTCTGGCAAATAGCTGGTGGCGCGGGTGACGTGTCGTCGGCTGGCTGCGTCGACGGCGCCCCTGGCGGATGACCGGCATCACGGCCGCGACCCCGCCAGCTATACCCAGTGGAGGCCCGGCCTGCCTGAAGTCGCCGTGGCCTCCCGGAGGGAATCCATGCCGCACCCTGCCAGAACCGCAATCGTCACGGGCGCCTCCCGAGGGATAGGGGCCGCCATCGCCCGACGCCTCGCCGCCGACGGCTTCCAGATCGTCGTCAACTATGCCGCCCGTCCCGAGGCCGCCGAACAGGTGGTGCGCTCGATCATCCAGGCCGGAGGCCGGGCGTACGCCATCCTCGCGGATGTCAGCGACCCGGCGGCGGTGGCCGTGCTCTTCGACCAGACCGAGCTGGAGTACGGCGGGGTCGATGTGCTGGTGAACAACGCCGGGATCATCCAGCCTGGCCTGGTGGACCTGGCCGATACCAGCGAGGCGCTGTACGACCGGATTTTCGCGGTCAACACCCGCGGCACCTTCAACACCATGAAGCTGGCCGCGCAGCGCCTGCGCGATGGCGGGCGGATCATCAACTTCTCCACCAGCGTGGTGGGCCTGGCGCTGCCGGGCTACGCCGCCTATGCCGGCTCCAAGGCGGCGGTGGAGGCCATGGGCCGGGTGTTCGCCAAGGAGCTGCGCGGCCGCGGCATCACCGTCAACTGCGTAGCGCCGGGGCCGACCGCCACCGAGCTGTTCCTCGACGGCAAGGACGCGGAAACCGTGGCGCGCCTGGCCAACCTGGCGCCCTTGCAGCGCCTCGGCCAGCCGGAAGACATCGCCGGGGTGGTGGCCTTCCTCGCCAGCGAGGAGGGCGGCTGGATCAACGGCCAGACGCTGCGGGTCAACGGCGGCATCGTCTGAGCTGACCTGCCTGCCCCTTCAGCAAAGCGAGGAAAAACCCCGGCAAGCCCTGTACAGTCGCGCCGCAGTATTCGCTGCCGCTCGTCATTGAGCGCGCGGCGGGTGGTCGATCGATACGGGGTGCAGGGAGTGGTTGCATGGTGAAGGGAAGCAAGGCGCTGCTGTGGGGCCTGGTGCTGATGATGGGCGGCACGGGCGCTGCCGAGGCGGCGTCGCAGCTGCTCTGCGGCATGCGTTGGTCGAGCGCCAACGAGGCGGTCGACCAGCGTCTGGGTGGCGACTGCATGCTGGTGACGGCGAAGGGGGCGCTGCAGGTGCCGCAACTGTTCCAGCAGGTGGGCGGGGGGCTGCAGGCCGGCCGCTTCGCCTTCAAGCGCGATGAGCTCTGGGGCTATGCCGATGACGCGGGGCGGGTGCTGGTGGCGCCCGGCCTGAGCATCGCCCGGCCCTTCGTCGAGGGGCGGGCGATGGTCTGCCGCGAGGAAGCCGACCGACGCTTCTGCGGCTACCTGGGCCTGGACGGCAAGCCGGCCTTCCCGCTGGTCGAGGGCCTGTATTTCCTCCGTGACTACCGGGGCGGCCAGACCCTGGCGGCCCCCGATGGCGGTCGGGGCAACTTCTATATGGACGGCAGCGGAAACCGCCAGGAGCCGGGCGCGAGCGCGGCCGGGCGCTGCAACGCCTGGGTGCTGGAGACCCGTTCCGCCCGCGCCCTGGGTCGCTTGCCGGCGGATGGGCGGCTGCCGGTGCCGGGGGCCGATGCCCAGCACCCGCTGGGCGATTGCGCCCAGGCGCTGGAGGCGGTGCCGCCCCTGGAACTGGACCTGGCGGCGCTGTTCAGCGAGTGGCTGCACCTGCAGGTGACCCGTGTGCACCCCTTGAACGAAGTCGTGCGGGTGATGGCGACGGACGGGCCCTGGGGCTGGGGCCTGCTGGATGAGCAGGCGAAGCTGCTGTTCGGCCCGGCGCCTAGGTTGTACAGCGAGCCGCTCGACCTGAGCCTGCGCGAGGGCCTGCTGCCGGTGCGGCTGCCCACCGGGGAGAACCTGGGGCAGGTGCAGTCGCCGAGCACGGTGCGTTTCATGGCGGTGGACGGCAGCTACCCGCTGCCGGGGGATTTCGAGGATGCCCACGGCTTCCACGAGGGCTTGGCGGCGGCGCGTTCGTCGCAGAATCACCTGTGGGGCTTTATCGATCACCAGGGAGCCTGGGTGATCGCCCCGAGCTACCCGGCAGTGATCGACGATTTCGATGAGGGGCGGGCGGTGGTGACCCTGCCGCTGCCCTACGAGCGCAGCGTCGAGGCGCTGATCGACCGCAGCGGGCAGGTGCTGGCCCGTTACGACGAGCTGCTGGCGCGCCATTTCCCCGACCCGCAGCTGGAGCAGTTGCCGGGGCCGCTGCCTTTCCTGCCCTGCATGCTGAACGGTGCGAACTACCTGTCGCCAGAAGAACGGCGGGTGGCGCTGGAGGGGCAGGGCGGTGACTGGGCGGGCCTGTGTGTGGACGATCAGTTGCGGGCGAAGGCGCAGCAGATGGCGGTGCGCTTGCACGGCAGCCTGGCGCCGGAGCGCTCGATCCTGCAGTGGTCCGCTGCCCTCGATGCCTGGCTGGCGCGCTTGCGGGCCTGCAAGGCCGACACCGGCTGCCAGCGGGCGCTGCTGGACGAGGGACTGAGCGACCCGCGCTGGGCGCAGCCGGTGGCTTCGGAAGGCGGCATGGCCTTGCCGGAACTCCCGGGCGAGGTGCCGGAGGCGCTGCAGCAGCGCCTGCGTCAACAGGTGGCGCAGTCGGGCAACTACTCGCCCGAAGACGAGGACATGGGCGATGGCTGGGGCAAGGCGAGCCTGGGGTTCGGCCGGGTCGACCTGGGCGAAGGCCGGCCGGGCGTGCTGGTGTCGCAGAACGTGCAGCGCAGCAACGCCCATTGGCTGTTCGCGGTGGATGACCCAGGCGAGGCGCAACTGCTGCTGGAAGGGCAGGGCATGCTCGGCGCGGTGAGCGGGCCGCTGAGCCAGGGCCATGTGCCGGTGCGCGTGTATGCGGACCAGGGGCAGGGGGTCTCCGACTGGCGCTTCAACGGCTCGACCTATGTGCTGGAGGCGTCCTGCTGGCAGGCCTGGGGCGTGGATGTGCTGCTGAGCTACGACTGCCAGCCCGCCGGCCCCGATTCAAGGCGCTAGCGGGAACTCCAGCACGAAGCGCGTCCAGCCGCCGGCCGATTCGCAGCGGATGGCGCCGCCGTGGGCGTGGACGATGGAGCGGGTGATGGCCAGGCCGAGGCCGGCGTGCTCCGCCTGGCCTTCACGGCGCGCCGGGTCGCCCCGGAAGAAGCGGTCGAACAGCCGCGGCAGCAGTTCGGCGGGGATCGGGGTGCCGTCGTTGGCCACTTCCAGGCGCACCTGGCCGGCGTCCTGCTGCACCAGGAGCTGGATGCGTCCGCCCGCCGGGGTGAAGCGCAGGGCGTTGTCGATCAGGTTGGACAGGGCGCGGCGCAGCAGGGCGCGGTCGGCCGGCAGGCGGGCGTCGCCCTGGCGGCTGAGGGTGACCTGGCCATCCTCGGCCAGGGGCGCGAAGAATTCCGCCATCGCGTCCAGCTCGGCCCCCAGCTGCAGGGGCTCCAGGCGGGTGGCGAGCAGGCCGTGCTCGGCCTTGGCCAGGAACAGCATGTCGTTGACCATCTGCGCCAGGTGCTGCAGCTCTTCGAGGTTGGAGTGCAGCGCTTCGCGGTAGGCGTCGCCGTCACGGGGCTGGGCGAGGGTGACCTGGGTCTGGGTGAGCAGGTTGGACAGCGGCGTGCGCAGCTCGTGGGCGATGTCGCTGGAGAAGGCCGAGAGGCGCTGGAAGGCGTCGTCGAGGCGGCCGAGCATGGCGTTGAAGGCCTGGGTGAGGCCGGCCAGCTCGGCGGGCAGCCGGTCGTCGGCCAGGCGCGTGGTGAGCGAGCTGGCGGAGACGCCGGCGGCGACTTCGGTCATCCGCCGCAGGGGGCGCAGGCCGCTGCGCACGGCCCAGGCGCCGAGCAGGGCGGTGGCCAGGGCGCTGAGGCCGACGGTGAGCCAGATCAGCCGCTGCATGCGTTCGAGGAAGTGCTGGTGGTGGGTGATGTCCAGGCGCAGTTCCAGCCGGGGCGATTGCGCGCGCTGCGGTTCCAGGGGCGCGTCGAAGCGGCGCCAGGCGGTGTCGCCGTGGCGGTCATGGCCGGCGCCGGAGACGGCCTGGCTGTCGAACCAGGGTTCGCCGTCGGCGCCGAGGATGCGCAGGGCCAGGTCGGGGTGGCGTTCCAGCTCGGTGCGCAGCTCGTCTGCATGGCGGCCGATGGCTTCGGCGTTGCGCGCCGGGCCGAGGATGCTGCGCAACACCTCGACCTTGCCGGCCAGCAGTTGCTGGTCGAGTTCGACGAAGTGCGCGGCGCTGGCGCGGTCGAAGAGCAGGCCGGCGATCAGCGAGACGGCGGCGGTGCAGGCGGCGAACAGCAGGCTGAGGCGGGCGCCGAGGGACAGGCGGCGCATCAGGCGTCCCGCGCCTCGAGCACGTAGCCCATGCCGCGCACGGTGTGGATGAGCTTGGTCGGCCAGGCGTCGTCGACCTTGGCGCGCAGGCGGCGGATGGCGACCTCGATGA includes the following:
- a CDS encoding SDR family oxidoreductase: MPHPARTAIVTGASRGIGAAIARRLAADGFQIVVNYAARPEAAEQVVRSIIQAGGRAYAILADVSDPAAVAVLFDQTELEYGGVDVLVNNAGIIQPGLVDLADTSEALYDRIFAVNTRGTFNTMKLAAQRLRDGGRIINFSTSVVGLALPGYAAYAGSKAAVEAMGRVFAKELRGRGITVNCVAPGPTATELFLDGKDAETVARLANLAPLQRLGQPEDIAGVVAFLASEEGGWINGQTLRVNGGIV
- a CDS encoding WG repeat-containing protein, producing the protein MVKGSKALLWGLVLMMGGTGAAEAASQLLCGMRWSSANEAVDQRLGGDCMLVTAKGALQVPQLFQQVGGGLQAGRFAFKRDELWGYADDAGRVLVAPGLSIARPFVEGRAMVCREEADRRFCGYLGLDGKPAFPLVEGLYFLRDYRGGQTLAAPDGGRGNFYMDGSGNRQEPGASAAGRCNAWVLETRSARALGRLPADGRLPVPGADAQHPLGDCAQALEAVPPLELDLAALFSEWLHLQVTRVHPLNEVVRVMATDGPWGWGLLDEQAKLLFGPAPRLYSEPLDLSLREGLLPVRLPTGENLGQVQSPSTVRFMAVDGSYPLPGDFEDAHGFHEGLAAARSSQNHLWGFIDHQGAWVIAPSYPAVIDDFDEGRAVVTLPLPYERSVEALIDRSGQVLARYDELLARHFPDPQLEQLPGPLPFLPCMLNGANYLSPEERRVALEGQGGDWAGLCVDDQLRAKAQQMAVRLHGSLAPERSILQWSAALDAWLARLRACKADTGCQRALLDEGLSDPRWAQPVASEGGMALPELPGEVPEALQQRLRQQVAQSGNYSPEDEDMGDGWGKASLGFGRVDLGEGRPGVLVSQNVQRSNAHWLFAVDDPGEAQLLLEGQGMLGAVSGPLSQGHVPVRVYADQGQGVSDWRFNGSTYVLEASCWQAWGVDVLLSYDCQPAGPDSRR
- a CDS encoding heavy metal sensor histidine kinase, which gives rise to MRRLSLGARLSLLFAACTAAVSLIAGLLFDRASAAHFVELDQQLLAGKVEVLRSILGPARNAEAIGRHADELRTELERHPDLALRILGADGEPWFDSQAVSGAGHDRHGDTAWRRFDAPLEPQRAQSPRLELRLDITHHQHFLERMQRLIWLTVGLSALATALLGAWAVRSGLRPLRRMTEVAAGVSASSLTTRLADDRLPAELAGLTQAFNAMLGRLDDAFQRLSAFSSDIAHELRTPLSNLLTQTQVTLAQPRDGDAYREALHSNLEELQHLAQMVNDMLFLAKAEHGLLATRLEPLQLGAELDAMAEFFAPLAEDGQVTLSRQGDARLPADRALLRRALSNLIDNALRFTPAGGRIQLLVQQDAGQVRLEVANDGTPIPAELLPRLFDRFFRGDPARREGQAEHAGLGLAITRSIVHAHGGAIRCESAGGWTRFVLEFPLAP
- a CDS encoding CynX/NimT family MFS transporter, producing MRKAETCTPLVAWLLLVALGLNLRPILGSVSPLLGEIRAATGLSFQSTALLTTLPVICMGLVALAAVRLEARLGERRGVAIGLTLIFAACLARWLCDQGGALLGTALLGGIGVALIQALVPAVIKRQFAGRVALAMGLYSASLMSGGGLSALLSPVLAGHFGHWQAGLGFWLVPAALALLLWLRLPLARADSPHASAEPRLLGDRRAWTLALYFGLINCGYMSMVAWLPAFYQQLGWSPTRSGSLLAFMTVFQVLAALVMPALAQRSVDRRPLLTLCLAAQAVGFAGLVWMPQQLTLLWVALIGFGLGACFALSLILTLDHRRDPREAGQLAAFVQGIGFLINAVSPWLTGWLREVTGSFTSAWVVLVVMVLAMLALTRVFSPASYGMAPGGEVPARA
- a CDS encoding TRAP transporter substrate-binding protein, with the translated sequence MIKKYIAVLACALTLPTGFAAAAEEAPITLRFSHVVADDTPKGQGALLFKKLVEERLGSQVKVEVYPNSTLFGDADELQALADGKVDLLAPSLAKFDQYTKQLQIFDLPFLFDDLEAVNRFQKRAKGRQLLRSMEDKGIIGLAYWHNGMKQMSANRALHTPADARGLAFRIQASGVLEAQFAQLGAKAVPMPFAEAFAALQSGKVQGTENTWSNLYSQKINTVQPFIMETNHGVLDYMLVSNARTWYAIPHKTRTELEAIIDEVTFAVNHAAEQQNQADRQRIQSSGKTQLVTLSPEERQAWRTAMQPVWEQFTPEIGADIVKAAQVVNRKQSQ